From Pseudomonas sp. stari2:
CTGTTTCGTCGCCCCCAAGAGCCCAAGAGTCCATCAATGCGGTGACTTGATCCAGCCGGTCCTGCATCAATCGGACCTGTTCTTGGTCTCTGTAGGCGGCTCTCAATGCTACGTCGCGGTCTTGGTCAGAAATGGCAAGGACGTCACGCAGGCTTTCGACTTCTTCATCGTGCCGCTTTGTGATTTCAGAGATATGGCCATGGTGGTGCAGCTCTGTCTCTTTGAGCGCGTCGCTGTGTTCCTTGAGCAGAGCTTTATGCCGCTCGACACTGGCGTTGAGGGTGGCTTTGAGCCGCGCTCTAGATTTTTTGCTTTCCAAGAGCATCACTGCCAAGACACCAATCACAATCACTGATACGCCGATCACGAAGAGCAAGCTGCTGCTGATCCACGTAGGGTCGATGTTTATTCTCAACGCAGATAGACCTCTGTAATTTCCGGCCGGAAGTGGCCCATTTCCTGTGAAACCACCGCCAGAGCCTGTTTTCGCGTTAAGTGGCGTTGCAATGTCGCCATGCGCTCTTGGGCGTAGGTATGCCGCAGTCCATGTGCGCCGTTCGACCAGCCGAGCGCTCCTTTGGAGGCTGCACTAACACTTTTGCTCCAGGGCTGACCGCCGCCAATCCCGTAAAACTGTTGGTAGTTGATTCCTCGATCTTTAACGATTCGTGGCTCTGCCAACCGTGTTCTTTCCAACCGTTGGGCTAGGGGAATCGGAATACGTACTTCGCGGATTAGCCCGCCCTTGCCGTGGACGGTATAGCTGATAGTCGTCTCGCGAATTCCTGAAAACTTCATTCCGTGCGCCGGACGTTGATCCGGCACACGTTGGTGCGTTCTGCGAAGGCCGAGTAACTCATGAGCACGAAGGCCGGCGGAGTGCGCAATCTCTGTCGCCAGTGCGTTATGCGGAGCTTGGCGAGCTGCAATCAATGTCATTTGCTCGCGGTTGTATGCTCTTGCCTGATCAGCAAGCCTGCGACCCAAAGTGGGATGGTTTGTCGTTCCCATGCGACTTGTCGCGGTGCTCCTGATTACCTCCAGGGTTTGTCTTGGTGGTAGCTGATGAGTGACATGCTGCATCATGGCTTGGAGGGCTTGGCGCTCCATGTCCAAGGTTTTCTGACCAACGACCGTTGCACGTTGCTGGAGGTATTCAAGAGCACGGGCAGGTGTCATTTCACGGAGGCTGCCTAGTCGATGCTCTTGAAGGTAACTGGTAATGCGCACCAAACGTTGCTCATAGTTGCGAACGGTGCCGACTGAGCGGATGTGGGTGCCTTGGAGGCTTTTCATCACGGACGCGGCTTGTTTCGCAGGCTTGGCAAACTTAGCCACTCTGGCGATTCCGATGTAGCCATCGGTGCACTGTCGAGCGTTGGATCTTGATGCCTTTCTCCGCTATCCAGCGTTGCAGTTCGCTGCCATTGCAACCTGCTGAATCAAGCTGCAACAGCTCGTACTTGTAGTTATCCAGCAATGAGCGACGTTGGGCATAGGTTCGGGGTTTTCTCCGAATCCTAGATTCGGCCTTGAGGCGTGCAGTAATGCTCTGCGCATCGAATTCGCTCATGGGATTCTCTCTATCAGATGTAAGAACTCCTGACCGTTGCCGGTTCAGCGACACACCATCCGTAGATGGTTCGTTGTGTGCCTGTTCGCCCCCCTTTGCATCAGACGCAGGCGGGGACTGTTCACGCCTACTCGGAGTCTCCGAGTGAGTTCCTGAATGTCCGCTCAGGTTCGGTTGCCATTGGGTCTGGCTGACCATGCTGGGTGGTCTTCTCTCCTTAAGTGATTGGTCGTTGATGGTCCCGACACGTAGTCGGCGTTAGGGCGGGCACACACGCGATGACGCAGGTGTGGCCGATGGGCTACTGCCCGCGATGACGCAGGCCGAGCCCCCTGCCACTGTCCCAACCCATGAATCACACGGGTAACGAGACTGCCGGGCAGTGCGGTTTGGTTCCTGATCAGCTTACGAAAATGGGGATGGGCAGACAACGCAATGTCGCTGCGTTGTATTTGTTGCGTCAAATCGGAATGGTCGAGTGTGCCCGCTATGTAGAGCGCCATTTAGGCGCGTTACATAGCGGGCACAGAGGCGCCGAAAAGTGAGGCGGTAGTAACTACATCGGGTTGAGTGGAGACGCAAGAAGGGGGGCGATAGGCTGGAGGTTGTTCAGCCTTATTGCCGGAGAGATGTGAGCATGAAACTGAGGAGTTTTCTGGATTCAATGTAC
This genomic window contains:
- a CDS encoding site-specific integrase codes for the protein MAKFAKPAKQAASVMKSLQGTHIRSVGTVRNYEQRLVRITSYLQEHRLGSLREMTPARALEYLQQRATVVGQKTLDMERQALQAMMQHVTHQLPPRQTLEVIRSTATSRMGTTNHPTLGRRLADQARAYNREQMTLIAARQAPHNALATEIAHSAGLRAHELLGLRRTHQRVPDQRPAHGMKFSGIRETTISYTVHGKGGLIREVRIPIPLAQRLERTRLAEPRIVKDRGINYQQFYGIGGGQPWSKSVSAASKGALGWSNGAHGLRHTYAQERMATLQRHLTRKQALAVVSQEMGHFRPEITEVYLR